A region from the Cyprinus carpio isolate SPL01 chromosome A8, ASM1834038v1, whole genome shotgun sequence genome encodes:
- the LOC109108278 gene encoding xenotropic and polytropic retrovirus receptor 1 homolog, with amino-acid sequence MKFAEHLSAHITPEWRKQYIQYEAFKEMLYAAQDQAPSIEVTDEDTVKRYYAKFEEKFFQTCEKELSKINTFYSEKLAEAQRRFATLQNELQTSLDAQHESNAPGLRSHRKTVFPLSNKERNKHRNIKDLQLAFSEFYLSLILLQNYQNLNFTGFRKILKKHDKILDTQRGADWRVAHVEVAPFYTCKKITQLISETEALVTTELEGGDRQKAMKRLRVPPLGAAQPAPAWTTFRVGLYCGVFIVLAVAFVLTGAFFIGNQNIWPLVRIYRGGFLLIQFLFLLGINTYGWRQAGVNHVLIFELNPRNNLSHQHLFEIAGFLGVLWCLSILSCLFADYTWLPMQTNPLILYGFMVLFLINPFKTAYYKSRFWLIKLLFRVFTAPFHRVEFADFWLADQLNSLVIVLSDLEYLVCYYSMELQWGDRSGLLPSTYGDERCNSYSYGVRAIIYCLPAWLRFVQCLRRYRDTRRAFPHLVNAGKYSTTFFVVTFAALYRTHKDQKHADAEVFFYMLILSSVVSSLYTLIWDLKMDWGLFDRNAGENIFLREEIVYPHKAYYYCAIIEDVILRFAWTLQVSLTSMTAVPSIEDIVVTILAPLEVFRRFVWNFFRLENEHLNNCGEFRAVRDISVAPLNADDQTLLEQMMDQEDGVRNRQGKKSWKRSYSLSLRRPLLSSQSKKDTKVLIEDTDDEAFS; translated from the exons TCACAGATGAAGACACTGTCAAACGGTACTATGCCAAGTTTGAGGAGAAGTTCTTTCAGACATGTGAAAAGGAGCTCTCCAAGATCAACACATTCTATTCAG AGAAACTGGCTGAAGCACAGCGCCGATTTGCAACTTTGCAGAATGAGCTGCAGACGTCTCTGGATGCCCAGCATGAAAGCAACGCTCCAGGGTTGCGCAGTCACCGCAAAACGGTGTTTCCTTTGTCAAACAAAGAGCGCAACAAACATCGCAACATCAAAGACCTGCAGCTGGCTTTCAGCGAGTTCTACCTCAGCCTCATCCTCCTGCAGAATTACCAG AATCTGAACTTCACTGGATTCCGTAAGATTCTGAAGAAACATGACAAGATTCTGGACACACAGCGTGGAGCTGATTGGCGTGTGGCTCACGTGGAGGTGGCTCCATTCTACACCTGCAAGAAGATCACACAGCTCATCTCTGAGACCGAG GCTCTGGTGACCACAGAGCTGGAAGGAGGTGACCGTCAGAAGGCCATGAAGAGGCTGAGAGTTCCACCTCTTGGAGCAGCACAG CCTGCACCTGCTTGGACCACTTTTCGTGTGGGACTGTATTGTGGGGTCTTCATTGTCCTGGCTGTCGCCTTTGTCCTTACTG GTGCTTTTTTCATTGGTAATCAGAACATCTGGCCACTGGTGCGCATCTACCGTGGCGGTTTCCTGTTGATTCAGTTTCTCTTCCTCTTGGGGATTAATACTTATGGCTGGAGGCAGGCGGGTGTCAATCATGTGCTGATCTTTGAGCTGAACCCTCGAAACAATCTTTCACATCAACATCTGTTTGAG ATCGCAGGGTTTTTGGGGGTGTTGTGGTGTCTCAGCATCCTATCCTGTCTGTTTGCGGACTACACTTGGCTCCCTATGCAGACAAACCCCCTCATCCTCTACGGCTTCATGGTGCTCTTCCTCATCAACCCCTTCAAAACTGCCTACTACAAATCCCGTTTCTGGCTCATCAAACTTTTG TTCCGTGTGTTCACCGCCCCGTTCCACAGAGTGGAGTTTGCAGACTTTTGGCTGGCAGATCAACTCAATTCCCTGGTCATTGTGCTCTCAGATCTGGAGTATCTGGTCTGTTACTACAGCATGGAGCTGCAGTGGGGAGATCGCAGCGGCTTACTGCCCTCCACATATG GTGATGAACGGTGTAACAGCTACTCTTATGGAGTTCGGGCCATCATCTACTGTCTGCCTGCCTGGCTGCGGTTTGTTCAGTGTCTGCGACGTTACCGTGACACCAGGAGGGCCTTCCCTCACCTGGTGAATGCTGGGAAATACTCCACCACCTTCTTTGTGGTCACATTTGCAGCCCTCTACAGAACTCATAAag ACCAGAAACATGCCGATGCTGAGGTGTTTTTCTACATGCTGATCCTGTCTTCAGTCGTCAgttcactctacacactgatctGGGACCTAAAGATGGACTGGGGTCTTTTTGACCGCAATGCAGGCGAGAATATCTTCTTGAGAGAGGAGATTGTTTACCCACATAAA GCCTACTACTACTGTGCCATTATAGAAGATGTGATCCTGCGCTTCGCCTGGACACTGCAGGTCTCTCTGACTTCCATGACTGCCGTTCCTTCCATCGAGGACATCGTGGTTACCATTTTAGCTCCTCTGGAAGTGTTTAG ACGTTTTGTGTGGAACTTCTTCCGTCTTGAGAATGAGCACTTGAATAACTGTGGTGAGTTCCGAGCGGTGCGGGACATCTCAGTGGCTCCTCTAAACGCTGATGACCAGACGCTGCTGGAGCAAATGATGGACCAGGAGGATGGAGTCCGGAACAGGCAGGGCAAAAAGAGCTGGAAACGGAGCTACAGCCTGTCCTTACGACGACCACTGCTATCCTCACA GTCTAAGAAGGATACTAAGGTGCTCATTGAGGATACGGACGATGAAGCCTTCAGCTGA